The window GGGAGCCGTCGTCGCTCATGCGAGCTCCATCTCCCGGCCCGCGTTCGCGACGAAGCGGGCCACTGCGTTGTGGTCCTTCCGGCCGTCCGCGAGCTCGACGCCGGAGGCGACGTCGACGGCGAACGGGTCGGCGACGCGGACCGCTTCGGCGACGTTGTCGGCCGTGAGCCCGCCGGCGAGCACGACCGGCGACGTGAGCCGGGCCGCCAGGTCGCCCGTCTTCGCCCAGTCGTGGGTCTCGCCGGTGCCGCCGGCGCCGGCGTCGTCGGTGGAGTCGATCACGAGCGCGTCGGTGACGGCGTCGAACTCCTCGGCGCGGGCCGGGTCGTCGGCGTCGACCGCGAGCAGCACCTTCCGCTCGGTCTCCGCGCGGATGTACCGGATCTCGTCGGCGGTCCACTCGCCGTGGAGCTGGAGCGCGTCGGGCCCGATCGTCCGGACCAGTTCGACCGCGCGCTCGGCGGAGTCCGGCATCGTGACGAGCGTCGCGGTGACGAACGGCGGCACGTCCGCGAGCAGTTGCGCCGCCGTCGCGGGGTCGATCTCGCGCCCCGAGTCGACCGGCACCTCCGAGATCACGCCGACCGCGTCGGCGCCGGCGTCGATCGCGGCCCGGAGGTCCGCGCCGCGCGTGAGCCCGCAGATCTTCACCCGGGCCATCAGTCGTCGTCCTCCGGCCCCGCTGTCGCCCCCGTTTTCCGGGCTCCTCCGTCGCCGCACAGCGCCGCGAACTTCTCGGCGGCCGCGCCGGAGTCGATCGCCTCGGCGGCGCGCTCGACGCCCGCCTCGAGGGAGTCGGCCTCGCCGGCGACGTAGATCGCCGCGCCGGCGTTCGCGAGGATCAGGTCCCGTTTCGGGCCCGTGACGGAGCCGTCGACGATCCCGCGCAGGTCGGCCGCGTTCTCCTCGGGGGTCCCCCCGGAGACGGCCTCGATCGGGGCGCGGTCGAGCCCGAGGTCCTCGGGGGCGAGCGTGAACTCGGTGACGTCCTCGCCCTCGACCTCCGCGACGACCGTCTCGTCGTGGATCCCGATCTCGTCCATCCCCGCGCCGTGGACGACCAGCGCGTGCTCGACGGGCATGTGCGCGAGCGCCCGGGCGATCGTCCCGACCAGTTCGGGGTCGTAGACGCCGAGCACCTGCGCGTCGGCGCCAGCGGGGTTGGTGAGCGGGCCGAGCACGTTGAAGATCGTCCGCATCCCGAGCTCCTTGCGCGGGCCGATGACGGCCTTCATCGCCGGGTGGAAGACGGGCGCGAGCATGAACCCGATCCCGTCGGCCTCGATGGCGTCCTCGACGGCCGGCGGCTCGGCCTCGACGTCGGCGCCCGCGACCTCCAGCACGTCGGCGCTCCCCGAGGAGGAGGAGACGGAGTAGTTGCCGTGCTTGGCGACCGGGACGCCCGCGCCCGCGGCGACGATGGCGGCGGTCGTCGACACGTTGATCGTGTCGTGGTCGTCGCCGCCGGTCCCGCAGGTGTCGACGAGGGGCTCGCGGTCCGGCTCGATCGTCCGGGCGGCGTCGCGCATCCCCTGCGCGAAGCCGGCGATCTCGGCCTCCGTCTCGCCCTTCGCCCGGAGGGCGGCGAGGAGCGCGCCGATCTGCGCCTCGGTGGCCTCCTCGAAGACCAGCCGCGCGGCCTCGCGCGACTCCTCGACAGTCAGATCCGCCCCGTCCGTCACGCGTTCGACCGTGTCGTTGATATCCATAGTGTTCACCGATGTATTACTTCGCGTTGTGATGTACAAGTCTGTACACTAATTTAACCCTGTCGCCGCGACGGGACGCGTTCACACGACGAGAAGCGAGCGACGGCCGGCCCCGGCTCAGAACAGGCCGGGGACTAGGACGTACGTCAGCAGCATTCCGAACAGCCCGGCGAACAGCGCGAACAGCGCCATCGGGACGATGGCCTTCCGCAGCAGGTCACCCTCGCGTCCGGTGATCCCGACGACGCCGCAGATGGCGGCGACGTTCAGCACCGACACCATGTTACCGAGGCCGCCGCCGACGTTCTGGAGGCTGACGACGATCGTCCGGGAGAGCCCGACCGTCTCGGCGGCGTTGTACTGGAGCACGCTGAAGAGGATGTTCGACGACGTGTTGCTGCCGGTCATGAACGACCCGATGGCGCCGACCCACGGCGAAACGACCGGCAGCAGGCCGCCGGCGCCCATGGCGAGCGCGCGGCTCAGCGCCTCCATCATCCCGAGCAGGTCGGCGGTGTTCGTCTGCGACTGGATCATGATCTGCGTCATCGAGACGGCGATGATCAGCGTGAGCGCCGCGGGCGCGACCTGCGTCACCGAGCGTCGCCAGGCCGCCCCCATCTCGTCGGCGTCCATCCCGTGGAGGAGACCGGTGAGGATCGCGATGGGGATGAACGGCATCGTCCCCGGGAGGTAGAGGTACTGGAGGGTGTAGCCGAGCTCGGTGCCTAGGATCGAGTCGAGGCTGACCGTGAAGCTCTGGATCCAGCCGAGCACGGCGACGCCGCCGACCGTGAGGTCCGGCCAGCGCGTGACGAGCAGCGCGAGCGCGACGAGCAGGTACGGCGTCCACGCGAGCAGCACGGGCATCTCTTTTCTCGGCCGGTCCCGAGCGATCTCGTCGAGTTCCAGCCCGCCGAGCCACGTGTCGGTCCACGTCGACTCGTCGGGGAAGTCCCACTCGCGCTCCGGGACGAGGACGTCGTTGTTCGCGAGCAGGAGGCCGACCGCGAGCACCACGAACCCGGCCGCGATGTCGGGGAGCGCGGGGCCGACGAACCACGCGATCAGGAGCTGCGTCCCGCCGGTGACGGCGCCGAGGAGCAGCGCGAACGGCGCGATGGGGAGGGTGCTCCGCACGGCGCGCGAAACGCTCCGTCCGCCGTCGGCGTCGCCGAACCAGTAGGTCAGGAAGAACACGCCGAGCAGCCCCCAGAAGACGTACGTCACTCCGGTGACCACGCCGCTCCAGGCGGAGACCATCGAGAGGAACTCGCCGACGCCCATCGAGCCCGACAGCGCCGGTTCGATGACCGCGCCGGTGCCCCCGATGACGGGGGTGCCGGCCGCCCCGAACGGCGGGTTCGGCGCGTTGAAGAAGAGGCCGAACACCGCGGCGGCCAGCGGCGGAAACCCGAGGCCGATGAGCAGCGGCGCGGCGAGCGCGCCCGGCGTCCCGAAGCCGGCCGCCCCCTCGATGATCGTCATGAACCCGAGACCGACGAGGAGCACTTGGATGCGACGGTCCTCCTCGATCTGTCCGAAGTACCACCGGATCGTGGCGATGGCGCCGCTGCCTTCGAGGTAGTTCATCAGCAGGATGGCACCGAACACGATGAGGATGATGTCCACGGCCTGGAGCACGCCGTACACCGCCGACGCGACAAGCCAGTTTGGCTCCATGCCCCAGTAGGTGAGCCCGATACCGGTCGCGAGGAGCCAGCCGACCCCCATCGCTCGCGCCGCGGACCAACGGAGCCCCGCGAGCAGCACGAACGCGACGCCGATCGGCACGGCACCGACGAGTGCGAGTGAGAGCACGTTAGTCATGGTTGGTGACTACGCCCATGCGTCACCGTCGCGCGACCGCCCATATGTAATTTTCTTTTCCCGTGACATCAATCCGAGATGCCGACTGCTGCCCCCGATTTTTAACATTATTATAAATGATATATCTCGATCGAGGGCGCGGTCGCGAGGCCCCCGTGAGAAAGCCTCGCCCGCTCTCTCGCGGCCGCCCGTCACCCGTCGGCGAGCTGGATCCCCCGCGCAATCACGTACATCAGCACGACGCCCGCGCCGACGGCCAGCACGAACTGCGACGCGACGGTCAGGAGGCCCGCGAGCAGCCCTCCGGGGCCGACAAGCAGCGTGATAAGGAACAGGAGCAGCGCCGCTCCTCCGAACAGGATGACGAGCCCGGCGAGCGGCAACGCCTCCGACAGGATCTGACCGAGGTCCAACTCTCCCGACGCCTGATCGATGAACGGCGGTGACGACATGGTCGTACCGTCTGCGCACACACTTATAAATGGAGCAGCGCGCCCGCGTCAGTCGTCGGCGGCCGCGGGGGCGACCGGATCCTCCGGCTCGGTCGGCGCCTCCGGGTCACTCGTCGCTTCCGGCCCGGCCGGTGCCTCCGGTTCCGCCGCCGACGGCTCGGACATCGGCTCCCACTCCATGCCGCGCTCGTACCGGAACGCGCGGTGGTCCCGGGTGGGGTCGACGACCGTCAGCGAGAGCCACTCGTTGTCGAGCAGCTCGGTCACCTCGTCGTGGTCGGCCAGGGCGTCGGTGACGCGCTCGACCGGCGCGTGGAGGACCGCGGAGAGCCGGAGCGGCTGATGGTACGGCGTCTCGTGGTCGGCCATCAGCGACTGGCGGGGGAGGCCGGTCATCAGATCGCCGCCGTTGCCCTGGTAGACGCCGACGTTGCCGACGGGGTTCTGCGTCGCCTTCGACCCGCTCCCGTAGGCCGCGTTGTCGACGGTCGAGAAGTAGTACTGGGCGTTGATCCACTGGGTGACGACCATCGGCCCCGCGAGGATCGACTCGAGCGCGTCGCCGTCGGGGTCGGTCGACCAGTCGTACGAGTGGAGGAACGCGCGGCCGTCGAGGTCGAGGTCGCTCGTCAGCTCGCGGGGCCCGACGACGAAGCCGGCGTTGCCGGCCAGCCCCCACTCGGGACGCGTCTCGGCCCAGTCGCCGGCGCGGCGCTCGGTCTCCTCGACGCCCGCCACGGCGTCGGCACCCATCGACGCGGCGCGCTCGGCGGCCGCGCCCTCGCGGGCGGCGTCGAGGTCCGCGCGCAACCGCGCGAGGTCGTCCGCGTGGCTCTCCGGCACGTCGCCGTACAGCTCGACCTCGTCGGTCGTCGTGTTGTGCTCGCCGGCGAGGAAGACGGTGTCGTCGGGGACGTCGAAGCCGCGCTCGCGCAGCGCCGCCTTCACACCGGCGTCGTTGCAGATCGACGCGAGGACGCGGGCGTTCGGCCCGCCGGGGTTGCCGGCGCACGCGCCGCAGTCCAGGCTCGAGTCGTACGGGTTGTTCGTCGTCTCGCTCGCGTGCCCGACGAAGGCGACGAGCCGGCCGAACTCCTCCCACCCCATCAGCTCGAAGGCGGTCGCGGCGTACTCGACCTTCTCTTCATCGGTCAGCCCCACGGGCAGGTCGCCCGCGTGAGTGTGCTGGTGGTGGACGGTCTGCTCGCAGAACTCGCGGTCGTCGGGCACCGCGTCGTCGGCGGCCCCCAGCAGGTCGCGGACGCGACCCGGGAGGAGCGTGCGGGCCGCGAGCGCGAGCCCGTAGCCGCTCCCGGCGTTCTCGACGAAGCCGAAGGCGCTGGCGGGGTTCGTTTTCAGCTTCTTGACGACCTCGCCCGCGACCTCGCGGACGCTCGACCGGCGGTCGCGACGCGCCCGCGCCTCCCGCTCGGTCGGGATCTCGCTGATCCGGTGTTGCGGTTCCAAGATCGGCGGACAGGCGTCGACCGACGTCTCGGCGTCGTACCCCTGATACTCCATCGGGACGCCGAAGAAGCCGGCGTAGCCGTGGGTCTCGTAGTCGCCCTCGGCCTCGACGTGACGCCGGATCACCTCCGAGCGGGTGTCGATGCAGAACACCAGCTGCGCGTCGGGGCGGTCCGA is drawn from Halorubrum sp. CBA1229 and contains these coding sequences:
- a CDS encoding L-lactate permease — encoded protein: MTNVLSLALVGAVPIGVAFVLLAGLRWSAARAMGVGWLLATGIGLTYWGMEPNWLVASAVYGVLQAVDIILIVFGAILLMNYLEGSGAIATIRWYFGQIEEDRRIQVLLVGLGFMTIIEGAAGFGTPGALAAPLLIGLGFPPLAAAVFGLFFNAPNPPFGAAGTPVIGGTGAVIEPALSGSMGVGEFLSMVSAWSGVVTGVTYVFWGLLGVFFLTYWFGDADGGRSVSRAVRSTLPIAPFALLLGAVTGGTQLLIAWFVGPALPDIAAGFVVLAVGLLLANNDVLVPEREWDFPDESTWTDTWLGGLELDEIARDRPRKEMPVLLAWTPYLLVALALLVTRWPDLTVGGVAVLGWIQSFTVSLDSILGTELGYTLQYLYLPGTMPFIPIAILTGLLHGMDADEMGAAWRRSVTQVAPAALTLIIAVSMTQIMIQSQTNTADLLGMMEALSRALAMGAGGLLPVVSPWVGAIGSFMTGSNTSSNILFSVLQYNAAETVGLSRTIVVSLQNVGGGLGNMVSVLNVAAICGVVGITGREGDLLRKAIVPMALFALFAGLFGMLLTYVLVPGLF
- a CDS encoding phosphoribosylanthranilate isomerase: MARVKICGLTRGADLRAAIDAGADAVGVISEVPVDSGREIDPATAAQLLADVPPFVTATLVTMPDSAERAVELVRTIGPDALQLHGEWTADEIRYIRAETERKVLLAVDADDPARAEEFDAVTDALVIDSTDDAGAGGTGETHDWAKTGDLAARLTSPVVLAGGLTADNVAEAVRVADPFAVDVASGVELADGRKDHNAVARFVANAGREMELA
- a CDS encoding DUF2309 domain-containing protein, giving the protein MSTESTIDDSVIHDSIDEAAATVGSVWPIHSFVTANPLSGFENVPFDEAVTQAADLLGGRGYPSREAFRAALDDGRIDRETLESELADRGYEADPETLLERVDAAVESAPSDEDAAPSDEGAERVDHVLTKWLSAFLDEGHAAWSMPDRDDGFYAAFREVAAHDAAVPDEGILASLPETPTEAIEAVLDPYPESQWVPIFEAQLAALPGWTGFIKRRADDDGAWQSACPITLAEYLAVRLALLDGFGVELDAATGPDAADADPADELAEAFLSAWEASYRTEVVDRVAAESRALAESEPAAEGESPAAGGGPSDRPDAQLVFCIDTRSEVIRRHVEAEGDYETHGYAGFFGVPMEYQGYDAETSVDACPPILEPQHRISEIPTEREARARRDRRSSVREVAGEVVKKLKTNPASAFGFVENAGSGYGLALAARTLLPGRVRDLLGAADDAVPDDREFCEQTVHHQHTHAGDLPVGLTDEEKVEYAATAFELMGWEEFGRLVAFVGHASETTNNPYDSSLDCGACAGNPGGPNARVLASICNDAGVKAALRERGFDVPDDTVFLAGEHNTTTDEVELYGDVPESHADDLARLRADLDAAREGAAAERAASMGADAVAGVEETERRAGDWAETRPEWGLAGNAGFVVGPRELTSDLDLDGRAFLHSYDWSTDPDGDALESILAGPMVVTQWINAQYYFSTVDNAAYGSGSKATQNPVGNVGVYQGNGGDLMTGLPRQSLMADHETPYHQPLRLSAVLHAPVERVTDALADHDEVTELLDNEWLSLTVVDPTRDHRAFRYERGMEWEPMSEPSAAEPEAPAGPEATSDPEAPTEPEDPVAPAAADD
- the trpD gene encoding anthranilate phosphoribosyltransferase, producing MDINDTVERVTDGADLTVEESREAARLVFEEATEAQIGALLAALRAKGETEAEIAGFAQGMRDAARTIEPDREPLVDTCGTGGDDHDTINVSTTAAIVAAGAGVPVAKHGNYSVSSSSGSADVLEVAGADVEAEPPAVEDAIEADGIGFMLAPVFHPAMKAVIGPRKELGMRTIFNVLGPLTNPAGADAQVLGVYDPELVGTIARALAHMPVEHALVVHGAGMDEIGIHDETVVAEVEGEDVTEFTLAPEDLGLDRAPIEAVSGGTPEENAADLRGIVDGSVTGPKRDLILANAGAAIYVAGEADSLEAGVERAAEAIDSGAAAEKFAALCGDGGARKTGATAGPEDDD